Proteins encoded within one genomic window of Rubritalea squalenifaciens DSM 18772:
- a CDS encoding prenyltransferase/squalene oxidase repeat-containing protein translates to MSLHAQLSPEAQAALAAQKRNSTISAIIIALLVFVLLLVILFYIFINPLIKETPEIITFNAGSQVEDRIEKPEVTNQVERKPSAPSSSMAKVIAASTASPTAVPVPDVQITEPQLDFGSGDDFGSGWGDGDGDGTGGGGFGNIPASMKKRCSKADRLERLTKEGGTPECEEAVVNALRWLQKTQNKNGSWTNSQPVGMTGLALLAYLGHCETPNSAEFGQTVNDAIVYLVGIGMKNNGSLAKDLKDKHWPYEHAIATYALAEAYTFCSKQNINIPNLKEVVQMAGNHILNSQHSRTGAWDYNYDMTGGRGGDSSIVCWHLQALKACNHTGLEFRNMSSVVRNALDYLEKCQKGNGGVYYTPGGGKHASMTGGSMLCHQQWGKSARSTVRKAAKFARDVKFGYDTADADLYAHYYYGQAMMNRGGSEWRDYNNKFRDEILKNQAADGSWRKSPGGGQTLNAVAPTFVSGEYSLHYRTCLCTLMLEVYYRFLPGTSAK, encoded by the coding sequence ATGAGCCTACATGCACAATTAAGCCCAGAAGCCCAAGCAGCCTTGGCTGCTCAAAAAAGGAATTCTACCATCTCAGCGATCATCATCGCCTTGCTGGTATTTGTCCTTTTGTTGGTGATACTCTTTTACATTTTCATCAACCCTCTGATTAAAGAGACTCCAGAGATCATCACCTTCAATGCTGGGAGCCAGGTTGAAGACAGAATTGAGAAGCCTGAAGTTACCAACCAAGTAGAGCGTAAGCCTTCTGCACCATCTTCCTCCATGGCAAAGGTGATTGCAGCCTCCACAGCATCTCCTACTGCTGTACCTGTACCAGACGTACAAATCACCGAACCACAGCTCGACTTCGGTAGTGGCGACGACTTTGGTAGCGGCTGGGGCGACGGCGATGGCGACGGCACTGGCGGTGGCGGATTTGGCAACATCCCAGCTTCCATGAAAAAACGCTGCTCCAAGGCTGACCGTCTTGAGCGCCTCACCAAAGAAGGTGGTACTCCTGAATGTGAGGAAGCTGTAGTCAATGCACTTCGTTGGCTCCAGAAGACTCAAAACAAGAACGGCTCATGGACCAACTCACAGCCAGTCGGCATGACAGGCCTGGCCCTCCTCGCCTATCTTGGTCACTGTGAGACCCCTAACTCCGCCGAGTTCGGACAGACCGTCAACGACGCCATCGTCTACCTCGTAGGCATCGGCATGAAGAACAACGGCTCTCTCGCTAAAGACCTTAAAGACAAACACTGGCCATATGAGCACGCGATTGCCACCTATGCTCTCGCTGAGGCTTACACATTCTGTAGCAAGCAGAACATCAACATCCCGAACCTTAAAGAGGTTGTCCAGATGGCTGGCAACCACATCCTCAACAGCCAGCACAGCAGAACTGGTGCCTGGGACTACAATTACGACATGACAGGTGGCCGTGGTGGTGACTCCTCTATCGTATGCTGGCACCTACAGGCACTTAAAGCCTGCAACCACACAGGACTGGAGTTCCGCAACATGTCCAGCGTAGTTCGAAACGCTCTCGACTATCTTGAGAAATGCCAAAAAGGCAATGGCGGTGTCTACTACACTCCAGGCGGCGGCAAGCACGCTTCCATGACTGGCGGCTCAATGCTTTGCCATCAACAGTGGGGCAAGTCCGCTCGCTCTACTGTTCGTAAAGCTGCCAAGTTTGCCCGCGACGTCAAATTTGGTTACGACACAGCAGACGCTGACCTCTACGCCCACTACTACTACGGTCAGGCTATGATGAACCGTGGTGGCAGCGAATGGAGAGACTACAATAACAAGTTCCGTGACGAGATCCTGAAGAACCAGGCTGCTGACGGCTCCTGGCGCAAGTCTCCAGGTGGTGGCCAGACACTCAATGCAGTGGCCCCAACCTTCGTCTCCGGCGAATACAGCCTCCACTACCGTACCTGCCTCTGCACCCTCATGCTGGAAGTCTACTACCGCTTCCTTCCTGGTACATCTGCCAAGTAA
- the recR gene encoding recombination mediator RecR, protein MARADYPEPITDLIAELKRLPGVGPRSAERIAMWMIQHKRKNPHELAEALLAAERDVQSCSVCGFFATEAGCRVCDDAGRDEHLLCVVEQPTDVLPLERSGAFNGYYHCLGGKLSPLDNVTPEDLRLSQLLKRVEALDEVEVILALSSDVEGEATANYITDMLSSKGCLVTRIAQGLPAGGGLEHADELTLLRALQGRR, encoded by the coding sequence ATGGCGCGAGCAGATTATCCTGAACCGATTACGGATCTCATTGCTGAACTCAAGCGTTTGCCCGGCGTGGGACCGCGCAGTGCTGAGCGCATTGCGATGTGGATGATTCAGCATAAAAGGAAAAATCCTCATGAGCTAGCAGAGGCCTTGTTAGCTGCTGAGAGGGATGTTCAGTCTTGCTCTGTTTGTGGATTCTTTGCGACTGAGGCGGGTTGTCGTGTCTGTGATGATGCAGGCCGTGATGAGCATTTGCTATGCGTGGTGGAGCAGCCTACTGATGTGCTGCCTCTGGAGCGTAGCGGAGCATTCAATGGCTATTACCATTGTCTGGGGGGTAAGCTGTCTCCACTGGACAATGTGACGCCAGAAGATCTACGTCTGTCTCAGCTCCTGAAAAGAGTGGAAGCTCTGGATGAGGTAGAGGTTATCTTGGCGCTGAGTTCTGATGTGGAAGGTGAAGCCACTGCAAATTACATCACCGACATGTTGTCATCCAAGGGGTGTTTGGTCACACGCATCGCCCAAGGCTTGCCTGCTGGTGGAGGCTTGGAGCATGCTGACGAGCTGACTTTACTCAGAGCTCTGCAAGGTAGGCGCTAA
- a CDS encoding AAA family ATPase: protein MSEKDKDKPDESKEIQKTLEDLFKRLGGITIPVGGASAFSEQRAAEGKGDAEPSKMQNSEEIFSFNYRPREIKAHLDRFVIRQDEAKKALSIAVCDHYNHAKYIKAYERDHGDLPAGFEYQKQNVIVVGPTGVGKTYLVKHIAELIGVPFVKADATKFSETGYVGGDVDDLVRDLVRKADGDVELAEYGIIYIDEIDKLASKGGNTIGRDVSGRGVQTTLLKLMEETEVALRNPMDMKGQMMAMMDMQSGRKPQKETINTRNILFIVSGAFSGLEKLISKRVQSSRIGFQVDAKEEVLDRELFRHVNTQDFIDFGFEAEFIGRLPVRVVCEKLEKKDFVNIMKYSEGSLLRQYEREFEAYGISAKFEDSAIEYVAELAEKENTGARALMTVLAAQLRDFKFELPGTSITELPVNRELMEHKSAVLEKYREEGTRIDMAKVRDEVEFFTKEFRAKHKVKISFSEEAIACLADISAEQGRSVLQICHDKFKDYQFGLKLVQRNTGLDTFELPKESTIDSDKYLSDLVVQSYDASKPADDNLSG, encoded by the coding sequence ATGAGTGAAAAGGACAAGGATAAGCCAGATGAGTCCAAGGAAATCCAGAAGACCTTGGAGGATTTGTTCAAGCGTCTGGGTGGGATTACGATTCCTGTAGGCGGAGCGAGTGCCTTCAGCGAACAGCGTGCTGCTGAGGGGAAGGGGGATGCAGAGCCTAGCAAAATGCAGAACTCAGAAGAGATCTTTTCCTTCAACTATAGGCCTCGAGAGATCAAGGCTCACTTGGACCGTTTTGTAATTCGCCAGGATGAGGCCAAGAAGGCTTTGTCGATCGCAGTCTGTGATCACTACAATCACGCAAAATACATCAAGGCCTACGAGCGTGACCACGGGGATTTGCCTGCTGGTTTTGAATACCAGAAACAGAATGTTATTGTGGTGGGGCCTACGGGGGTTGGTAAGACCTATCTGGTGAAGCATATTGCGGAGCTCATTGGCGTGCCTTTTGTGAAGGCAGATGCCACCAAATTTTCAGAGACAGGTTATGTTGGAGGGGATGTCGATGACTTGGTGCGCGATCTCGTGCGCAAGGCTGATGGTGACGTGGAGCTGGCTGAGTATGGCATCATCTACATCGATGAGATTGATAAGCTGGCTAGCAAGGGTGGAAATACCATCGGTAGGGATGTTAGTGGGCGAGGGGTGCAGACGACCTTGCTCAAGCTGATGGAGGAGACGGAGGTCGCCTTGCGTAACCCGATGGATATGAAGGGCCAGATGATGGCAATGATGGACATGCAGAGCGGCAGAAAGCCGCAGAAGGAGACCATCAATACGAGAAACATTCTCTTTATTGTGAGTGGAGCTTTCAGTGGTTTGGAGAAATTGATTTCCAAGAGGGTGCAGAGCTCCCGCATTGGCTTCCAAGTGGATGCGAAAGAGGAAGTACTGGATAGGGAGCTGTTCCGGCATGTAAATACGCAGGACTTTATTGATTTTGGCTTTGAAGCTGAGTTTATCGGCCGTCTTCCAGTCAGGGTGGTTTGTGAGAAGTTGGAAAAGAAGGATTTCGTCAATATTATGAAGTACTCGGAGGGGAGTTTGCTCAGGCAGTATGAGCGCGAGTTTGAGGCCTACGGCATTAGTGCCAAATTTGAGGATAGTGCCATTGAGTACGTCGCCGAGCTGGCGGAAAAAGAGAATACTGGTGCGCGTGCCCTGATGACGGTGCTCGCAGCGCAGCTACGTGATTTCAAATTTGAGCTGCCGGGGACCTCGATCACTGAGCTGCCAGTGAATCGTGAGCTGATGGAGCATAAATCTGCTGTGCTGGAAAAGTATCGAGAGGAAGGCACACGTATTGATATGGCCAAAGTGAGGGATGAAGTAGAATTCTTCACGAAGGAATTTAGGGCGAAACACAAGGTGAAGATCTCATTCTCAGAAGAAGCAATAGCCTGTCTGGCGGATATTTCAGCTGAACAGGGGCGAAGTGTCCTTCAGATCTGCCACGATAAATTCAAGGATTACCAGTTCGGGCTGAAGTTGGTTCAGCGTAATACCGGGCTCGACACCTTCGAATTACCAAAAGAATCGACAATTGATTCGGACAAATACTTGAGTGATCTGGTAGTTCAGTCTTATGATGCGAGTAAGCCAGCTGATGATAACCTAAGCGGTTAG